One Candidatus Paceibacterota bacterium genomic region harbors:
- a CDS encoding cation-translocating P-type ATPase produces MNPAKIFDQPMREYVIIVAVFIALTFNFFVPGTQMFLIIAAAIGGIPTAVAGLRGFLKLSITIEAFNLVALVISFMTGEYQSAAFIVLMLSFASLLEWRTQSRTRNAVAELLALKPRTATVEHDGATSEVEADTLKEGDIFILMAGARVPADGVIVQGSVFVNEASVTGESVPIVKDIGESVLSGTLGDSGAAKVRVTHIGKESTLERMAVLIEEALKHKSKTERLADRFATIFLPVVLLLGAGTYYFTHNLMMVASIFLVACADDMAVAIPLAVSAAIGSAAKRGVVVKGGEWLDALSRVKTVVLDKTGTLTYGSFNVSTVAIEPGVNEKEFWTLVASAERYSEHPVARAIFKEAKEWVEKVPDYSELKTIKGCGVTAKVHGHDVAVGDEGILELSKVVNEDRARTALDVLAKKAETAAIVVIDGKFAGSFGISDMPKPEARLSIDALRQAGVAHVVMFTGDNTAVANAMADAMGITEVSSAMSPADKLNKLESLPGPVAMVGDGINDAPALARSDVGIAMGIGGTAVSVEAADIVVMTDNLSRISEMIALGRRTRSVVHWDVIIWAVTNVIGFVLVFTGVLGPALAAFYNFITDFLPLINSARLFREKSNV; encoded by the coding sequence ATGAACCCCGCGAAAATCTTCGACCAGCCAATGCGCGAATACGTCATCATTGTGGCGGTTTTTATTGCGCTCACTTTTAACTTTTTCGTGCCCGGCACACAAATGTTTCTCATAATCGCGGCGGCTATCGGTGGCATACCTACCGCAGTGGCGGGCTTGCGCGGATTTTTAAAACTTTCCATCACCATCGAAGCTTTCAACTTGGTCGCGCTTGTTATTTCGTTTATGACCGGGGAGTATCAATCGGCGGCGTTCATTGTACTTATGCTCTCCTTCGCCAGTTTGCTCGAGTGGCGCACGCAGTCGCGGACGCGTAACGCGGTGGCCGAACTTCTCGCTCTCAAGCCACGCACGGCGACCGTCGAACATGATGGTGCGACAAGTGAAGTCGAGGCAGACACGCTCAAAGAGGGCGACATATTCATCCTCATGGCTGGCGCGCGCGTACCGGCAGACGGCGTTATTGTGCAAGGCAGTGTCTTCGTTAATGAAGCATCGGTAACCGGCGAATCGGTGCCGATAGTTAAGGATATTGGCGAATCGGTGCTCTCCGGCACATTGGGCGACTCCGGTGCCGCCAAAGTGCGCGTTACCCACATCGGCAAGGAGTCTACGCTCGAGCGTATGGCGGTACTTATCGAAGAGGCGCTTAAACATAAATCCAAGACCGAGCGATTGGCTGACAGGTTTGCCACAATATTTTTACCCGTCGTTTTGTTGCTTGGCGCGGGGACTTACTACTTCACCCACAACTTGATGATGGTGGCCTCAATCTTTCTCGTCGCTTGCGCTGATGATATGGCGGTGGCGATACCCTTGGCGGTTAGCGCGGCCATCGGTTCGGCAGCCAAGCGCGGAGTGGTCGTCAAAGGCGGGGAATGGCTCGACGCCTTGAGCCGAGTGAAGACAGTGGTGCTCGACAAAACAGGAACTCTCACCTACGGCAGCTTCAACGTCAGCACGGTTGCCATCGAGCCCGGCGTTAATGAAAAAGAATTTTGGACGCTCGTCGCCTCGGCGGAGAGATATTCCGAACATCCGGTCGCCCGCGCAATATTCAAAGAGGCGAAGGAGTGGGTGGAGAAGGTGCCGGACTACAGCGAACTCAAAACAATCAAAGGTTGCGGAGTCACGGCGAAGGTGCACGGACATGATGTGGCCGTGGGCGACGAAGGAATCTTAGAACTTTCGAAAGTCGTGAATGAAGACCGGGCGCGCACCGCGCTCGATGTCCTGGCGAAGAAAGCGGAGACTGCTGCCATCGTCGTCATTGATGGCAAATTCGCCGGGAGCTTCGGTATCTCGGATATGCCTAAGCCCGAAGCGCGTTTAAGCATCGACGCTCTGCGCCAAGCGGGTGTGGCGCACGTGGTGATGTTTACCGGTGACAACACGGCGGTGGCGAATGCGATGGCAGACGCTATGGGTATTACGGAAGTATCGTCGGCGATGTCACCCGCGGATAAATTAAATAAACTGGAATCTTTGCCAGGGCCTGTGGCGATGGTAGGCGACGGTATCAATGATGCACCCGCTTTGGCTCGCTCGGATGTCGGCATTGCCATGGGTATCGGCGGGACGGCAGTCTCCGTCGAGGCGGCGGACATCGTGGTGATGACAGATAACCTCTCGCGCATAAGTGAGATGATCGCCTTGGGTCGACGGACGCGATCGGTCGTGCACTGGGACGTTATAATCTGGGCGGTGACGAATGTCATCGGCTTCGTTTTAGTATTTACCGGTGTGCTCGGCCCAGCTCTCGCGGCATTCTATAATTTTATCACCGACTTCCTCCCGCTTATCAACTCCGCGCGATTATTTAGAGAAAAATCTAATGTATAA
- a CDS encoding D-alanyl-D-alanine carboxypeptidase family protein: protein MINAFVGHIRRNIIVLALILVVGGFVAYQYTQINSLTGKLASLQTQVASTTAEQTQKADELAQGISGLTSQTAGLSNTLNNAQQNIDAVKSQVGGVAQTVGGLQKLATIDPQLLKKYSKVYFLNDNYTPAHLYGVPNDYLYSNKKPEQYIVEAWPFLKVMLDTAKANGITIYINSAYRSFAEQKLLKSTYKVVYGAGTANSFSADQGYSEHQLGTAVDLIMPGSAGVLEGFDKTPGYQWMVANAYRFGFELSYPKGNQYYVSEPWHWRFVGVKLATYLHDNNKNFYDIDQRDIDPYLINIFDN from the coding sequence ATGATAAATGCTTTTGTCGGCCATATACGGCGTAATATTATTGTTCTCGCGCTTATCCTCGTTGTCGGCGGGTTTGTCGCGTATCAATATACGCAGATCAATAGCTTGACCGGCAAGCTTGCCTCGCTCCAGACGCAGGTCGCCTCGACGACAGCCGAGCAAACACAGAAGGCCGACGAACTCGCGCAGGGTATCTCGGGTCTGACATCACAAACGGCCGGGCTGTCGAACACCCTTAATAACGCCCAGCAAAATATCGACGCGGTCAAGTCGCAAGTCGGTGGCGTGGCGCAGACTGTCGGCGGTTTACAGAAGCTTGCAACGATTGACCCGCAGCTGCTGAAAAAATATTCCAAAGTTTATTTCTTGAACGACAACTACACACCGGCGCATCTCTATGGTGTCCCCAATGACTATCTCTACAGCAATAAAAAGCCCGAGCAGTACATCGTCGAGGCGTGGCCATTCCTCAAAGTGATGCTCGACACGGCGAAGGCGAACGGCATCACCATCTATATCAACTCCGCGTATCGTTCATTTGCCGAGCAGAAGTTGCTCAAGTCAACTTACAAGGTGGTCTACGGTGCCGGCACGGCCAACTCGTTCTCGGCCGACCAAGGATATTCCGAACATCAGCTCGGCACGGCGGTAGACCTCATTATGCCGGGCTCGGCCGGCGTGCTCGAGGGATTCGACAAGACGCCCGGTTATCAGTGGATGGTGGCGAACGCGTACCGCTTCGGTTTCGAATTGTCGTATCCTAAGGGTAATCAATATTATGTCTCCGAGCCATGGCACTGGCGCTTCGTCGGCGTCAAACTCGCGACCTATTTGCACGACAATAACAAGAATTTCTATGATATAGACCAGCGCGACATCGACCCGTACCTGATTAATATTTTTGATAATTAA
- a CDS encoding M48 family metallopeptidase, whose product MFWRIIRRRLRRRPKRRKGSTKHYIAHKENARALVHERLAHFNTRYSFAIGRVAIRNQKSRWGSCSKKGNLNFNYRIVLLPAHLADYVIVHELCHIGEFNHSRKFWVLVAQAAPDWRRHRAELKRVRLK is encoded by the coding sequence ATGTTCTGGCGGATTATCCGAAGAAGATTGCGCCGGCGGCCGAAACGGCGGAAAGGTTCGACCAAGCACTATATAGCCCACAAGGAAAATGCTCGAGCGCTCGTGCATGAACGCTTAGCGCATTTTAATACGCGCTATAGTTTTGCGATCGGCCGAGTGGCGATACGCAACCAGAAGAGCCGATGGGGAAGCTGTTCGAAGAAAGGAAACTTAAATTTTAATTACAGAATTGTCTTGTTGCCGGCGCATCTCGCCGATTATGTGATTGTCCATGAGCTTTGCCACATCGGTGAGTTCAATCATTCACGCAAATTCTGGGTGCTCGTCGCGCAAGCCGCGCCCGATTGGCGGCGACACAGAGCGGAGCTTAAACGAGTGCGTTTGAAATAA
- a CDS encoding ATP-binding protein — MFSNYYCPGNLSVLGAFDFSYAPTLIFYAYIPIILVSIFFGLLLIFRDKFSIQGKLIFLLSLFFSFWNLNVIAEWITVPVNLNHFFWQLTMLFEMPIPLLAIYLTLVFIYKKDISSKLKILLTIFFLPVPLLLATVYNIGVFDVQNCQPAVGWLTYYVYAIEIFSILWIVIAAYRKYQIESSPSEKKQILLMVSGISLFLLTFSLSNILGEWTQFYQINLIGPIGMVVFLALMTYLIVKFKTFNIKLIGTQALVWALIILIGSEFFFIQTNVNRILTAVTLVISAWMGLIIVRSVKKEIEAREIIEGMAKKLEGVNTELEGANAKLKVLDQQKSEFVSIASHQLRSPLTVIKGYLSMMIEGEPELADLKAGTITPKGVEVMNTMFQSTNRLAHIIEDFLNVSRIEQGKMKYEMSDFDIRQMAREVVGEFQAEVGERKLTLICTDKSPNASYMVYADAGKLRQVIGNIIDNSIKYTPQGGITVYLERLADSTRLSVKDTGIGISAENLKNLFQKFSRASNGGKVNVTGSGLGLFVAVEIMKAHKGKLWAESDGEGKGSTFVIELPIKKRN, encoded by the coding sequence ATGTTTAGCAACTACTATTGCCCGGGAAATCTCTCCGTGCTCGGGGCCTTTGATTTCAGTTATGCCCCCACGCTCATTTTTTATGCTTACATACCAATAATTCTTGTCTCGATATTTTTCGGATTATTGCTTATTTTCAGAGATAAGTTTTCTATTCAGGGAAAGCTTATCTTTCTGCTTTCACTCTTCTTTTCGTTTTGGAATCTTAATGTTATTGCCGAGTGGATAACCGTCCCCGTCAACCTAAATCATTTTTTTTGGCAACTAACCATGCTGTTTGAGATGCCGATTCCGCTACTCGCGATATACCTCACTCTTGTTTTTATCTACAAAAAGGATATTTCGAGCAAGTTAAAAATATTACTGACTATATTTTTCCTGCCGGTCCCACTGCTTCTGGCGACCGTCTATAATATCGGCGTATTTGATGTGCAAAATTGTCAGCCAGCAGTCGGTTGGTTAACGTATTACGTCTATGCGATCGAGATTTTTTCCATTCTATGGATTGTTATAGCCGCGTATAGAAAATACCAGATCGAATCAAGCCCCTCCGAAAAAAAACAAATTCTTCTGATGGTTTCTGGTATATCACTATTTCTCCTTACCTTTTCTTTGTCGAATATTCTCGGCGAGTGGACTCAATTTTATCAAATCAACCTTATCGGTCCTATTGGTATGGTGGTGTTTCTGGCGCTCATGACTTACCTTATCGTCAAGTTCAAGACCTTCAATATCAAGCTTATTGGTACACAGGCTTTGGTGTGGGCGCTTATTATACTTATCGGGTCGGAGTTTTTCTTCATCCAAACAAACGTCAATAGAATTCTCACTGCCGTTACCCTTGTAATATCGGCTTGGATGGGTCTCATAATTGTGAGAAGCGTAAAGAAGGAAATTGAGGCTCGTGAGATTATCGAAGGTATGGCGAAGAAACTTGAGGGGGTTAACACCGAGCTCGAGGGTGCCAATGCCAAGCTCAAGGTACTTGACCAACAGAAGTCGGAGTTTGTCTCTATTGCTTCGCATCAGTTGCGGTCGCCGCTCACAGTCATTAAGGGCTATTTATCCATGATGATCGAGGGCGAGCCGGAGTTGGCCGACCTTAAGGCGGGGACTATCACGCCGAAGGGGGTGGAGGTCATGAACACGATGTTCCAATCGACCAACCGCTTGGCGCATATTATTGAAGACTTCTTGAACGTCTCGCGCATCGAGCAGGGCAAGATGAAATACGAGATGAGCGACTTCGACATCCGCCAGATGGCGCGGGAAGTGGTGGGTGAATTCCAAGCCGAGGTGGGCGAGAGGAAACTGACGCTTATCTGCACCGACAAGTCGCCAAACGCGAGCTATATGGTCTACGCCGACGCGGGCAAGCTCCGCCAAGTCATCGGCAATATTATTGACAACTCTATCAAGTACACGCCGCAGGGCGGGATCACTGTCTATCTTGAACGTCTGGCGGATAGTACTAGACTTTCGGTGAAGGACACCGGCATCGGCATCTCGGCCGAGAACCTTAAGAATTTGTTCCAGAAGTTCTCTCGCGCATCGAACGGCGGTAAGGTCAACGTGACAGGATCCGGCCTCGGCCTCTTCGTCGCTGTCGAAATTATGAAGGCGCATAAAGGCAAGCTGTGGGCAGAGTCGGATGGAGAAGGCAAGGGCTCAACTTTCGTGATAGAACTTCCAATTAAAAAACGGAATTAA
- a CDS encoding 50S ribosomal protein L11 methyltransferase, translating to MPSCIFGIIFILFDSRSTRFSGERHDSRNRIITYIPMQSDQNQYWSMTEGVFNCLIDTERTEAFQKAIRNTVKRGDIVVDLGSGSGVMAMFAADAGAAKVYAVEIDLRNIKTLRDTFAKNGYADVITVIEGDATSVVLPEKVDVIIAEMVATGLIEELQIPAMNNALMYKKERTRVVLSRIDNYIDLVFNNPVFYNHTFNIFRYEYPDIEQLRSNSFSDRIIYSSIDFNHVCSERNVDATYEVSITNDGVINALRISTDTFFADNSTLGPTYAYAYPLILPIPESKVKKGDIFSVKVSYELCGGFDGFSYSVTKKNV from the coding sequence ATGCCTAGTTGTATCTTCGGTATTATATTCATTTTATTCGACAGTCGTTCGACAAGATTTTCAGGTGAGCGACACGACTCCCGCAACCGAATAATTACATATATTCCCATGCAATCAGATCAAAATCAATATTGGTCAATGACAGAAGGTGTCTTTAACTGTCTCATTGACACCGAGCGAACCGAAGCCTTTCAAAAAGCTATACGAAATACGGTAAAAAGGGGTGATATTGTTGTCGATCTCGGGTCTGGCTCCGGGGTCATGGCTATGTTCGCCGCCGACGCAGGTGCGGCAAAGGTATACGCCGTTGAAATAGATTTGCGCAATATAAAAACGCTCCGAGATACGTTTGCAAAAAATGGATATGCAGACGTGATTACAGTTATCGAGGGGGATGCCACAAGTGTTGTGTTGCCAGAAAAAGTTGATGTGATTATCGCAGAGATGGTTGCGACTGGCCTGATTGAAGAACTACAAATTCCAGCGATGAATAATGCGCTCATGTATAAAAAGGAGAGAACACGCGTTGTTCTAAGCCGAATTGATAACTATATTGATCTCGTTTTTAATAATCCTGTATTTTATAATCACACGTTCAATATCTTCCGTTACGAATATCCGGACATCGAGCAGCTACGATCAAATAGTTTTTCTGACAGGATTATATATTCTTCTATAGACTTCAACCATGTATGCAGTGAGAGGAATGTGGATGCAACATACGAAGTCTCGATTACTAACGACGGGGTGATTAATGCGCTCAGAATAAGCACCGACACTTTTTTTGCTGACAATTCAACACTTGGTCCTACCTATGCCTACGCATATCCGTTAATTCTCCCCATCCCCGAATCCAAGGTTAAAAAAGGAGATATTTTTTCGGTAAAAGTGTCCTACGAGCTCTGCGGAGGTTTCGATGGGTTCTCATACTCGGTAACTAAAAAAAATGTTTAG
- a CDS encoding M14 family metallopeptidase gives MKNWIIGILVLVVVGGIGYFLMTNGSKSSEPVNQEQATSTTGAQTATTTTTTAAQENSGQTVIGKSVEGRDIIAYHFGTGPEEILLIGGIHGGYEWNTTYLANTLVDYFPKNSKLIPGNLNITIIPTMNIDGFAKIADGQYLGDAPIFTAASSAQLTEARFNANTVDLNRNFDCNWQASGVWQNKKVSGGSAPFSEPESQAIKNYIEANHPKAVVVYYSAAGGVYSSSCGNGILPETKALTSLYAKASGYKAYDKFDAYQTSGDMVDWLAKINIPAISVLLTNHTDIELDKNLAGVKAVFAKYAK, from the coding sequence ATGAAAAATTGGATAATTGGCATTCTTGTTCTTGTTGTTGTCGGGGGTATCGGATATTTCTTAATGACCAACGGGTCAAAGAGTTCTGAACCTGTAAATCAGGAGCAGGCAACGAGCACAACCGGTGCGCAGACAGCGACAACTACAACAACAACGGCGGCACAAGAAAATTCAGGGCAGACTGTCATCGGTAAGTCGGTCGAAGGGCGCGATATCATTGCGTATCACTTCGGCACGGGCCCTGAAGAAATTCTTTTGATCGGTGGCATCCACGGCGGGTATGAATGGAATACTACCTACCTTGCAAATACACTCGTTGATTACTTTCCGAAAAACTCGAAGTTGATTCCTGGTAATCTAAATATCACAATTATCCCGACAATGAACATAGATGGCTTCGCTAAGATTGCTGATGGTCAATACCTTGGCGACGCCCCGATTTTCACTGCGGCCTCCTCCGCGCAGCTTACTGAGGCTCGCTTTAACGCCAATACCGTCGACTTGAACCGCAACTTCGATTGTAACTGGCAAGCATCCGGCGTTTGGCAGAATAAGAAAGTTAGCGGTGGCAGTGCGCCGTTCTCCGAACCGGAAAGTCAGGCTATTAAGAATTATATCGAAGCAAATCACCCGAAAGCAGTTGTCGTCTATTACAGCGCGGCAGGTGGGGTGTACTCGTCGAGTTGTGGTAACGGTATTTTACCCGAAACCAAGGCTCTCACCTCACTTTACGCTAAAGCATCCGGCTATAAAGCCTACGACAAGTTCGATGCCTACCAAACATCTGGCGACATGGTCGACTGGCTGGCGAAAATAAATATTCCGGCAATCAGTGTTTTGCTCACTAATCACACTGATATTGAACTTGATAAAAATCTCGCGGGAGTGAAAGCTGTTTTCGCAAAATACGCGAAATAA
- a CDS encoding HAD-IIB family hydrolase, which yields MNIPKLVAFDLDGTIAPSKHQTEADMGLLLASLLAKLPVAIMSGASFHQFERQFLPALPVDANFSNLYLFPTNAAACYVYKDGKWQEQYNEKFTDIEREKIMNALNEAMTETNFQSFVPQTWGEQIEDRGAQITLSALGQQAPLEEKQKWDPTREKRQPLYDLLCEKLPDFSIGLNATTSIDITKKGVNKGYGVLKLAELTKIPVGEMLYVGDALGPGGNDAIVIPTCIQTYAVADPEDTKKFIKSII from the coding sequence ATGAATATACCGAAGCTCGTCGCTTTCGACCTCGACGGCACCATTGCACCAAGTAAACATCAGACGGAGGCCGACATGGGCTTGCTTCTCGCGAGCTTGCTGGCGAAGTTGCCTGTCGCTATAATGTCCGGCGCTTCGTTCCATCAGTTCGAACGGCAATTTTTGCCAGCCTTACCGGTTGACGCAAATTTTTCCAATTTATATTTATTCCCAACGAACGCGGCGGCCTGCTATGTGTACAAAGACGGCAAATGGCAGGAGCAATATAACGAGAAGTTTACCGATATTGAGCGTGAGAAAATTATGAATGCACTGAATGAGGCGATGACAGAAACTAATTTCCAATCTTTCGTGCCGCAAACTTGGGGTGAGCAGATAGAAGATCGCGGGGCGCAGATTACTCTCTCTGCCCTGGGCCAGCAAGCACCGCTTGAGGAGAAGCAGAAGTGGGACCCGACACGAGAGAAGCGCCAGCCGCTCTATGATTTGCTTTGTGAAAAATTACCTGATTTCTCCATCGGTTTGAACGCCACGACCTCAATAGATATTACGAAGAAGGGGGTGAACAAAGGCTACGGTGTGCTCAAGCTCGCAGAACTGACGAAAATTCCCGTAGGCGAGATGCTCTATGTTGGCGACGCACTCGGCCCGGGCGGTAACGATGCGATAGTTATCCCAACATGTATCCAGACGTATGCAGTAGCTGACCCGGAAGATACAAAAAAGTTTATTAAAAGCATAATTTAA
- a CDS encoding peptidylprolyl isomerase encodes MSIQSKAYLLILACIVGAGIYFLQEPPKETIAGDQVAQVSAISPTPDANASATTTNQEQITQNNQESNKEKVMTKATLETNYGEIVIEFLPAQAPNTVANFIKLAGAGFYDGTRFHRVMKDFMIQGGDPLSKDEAQASRWGTGGPNYTFADEISASNHDVAGTIAMANAGPNTNGSQFFINTADNNYLDGKHTVFGKVTAGMDVVDAIQNVEVDDISSRPVKSVTIEKVVLQ; translated from the coding sequence ATGAGCATCCAATCAAAAGCCTATCTTTTAATTCTCGCTTGTATCGTCGGCGCGGGAATTTATTTTCTCCAAGAACCGCCAAAGGAGACTATTGCCGGCGACCAAGTTGCCCAAGTGTCGGCCATATCTCCTACACCAGATGCAAACGCATCAGCAACGACCACTAATCAAGAACAAATAACACAAAATAATCAAGAAAGTAATAAAGAAAAAGTCATGACCAAAGCAACATTAGAGACGAATTACGGGGAGATAGTTATAGAATTCCTGCCAGCGCAGGCGCCGAACACGGTCGCGAACTTCATTAAGCTGGCAGGGGCCGGCTTCTACGACGGCACACGCTTCCACCGCGTCATGAAAGATTTCATGATCCAGGGTGGCGACCCATTAAGCAAAGACGAGGCTCAGGCATCACGTTGGGGGACGGGCGGCCCGAACTATACCTTCGCCGACGAGATAAGCGCAAGCAACCACGATGTCGCCGGTACGATAGCGATGGCGAACGCCGGACCGAACACGAACGGCAGTCAGTTCTTCATTAACACCGCAGATAATAATTATCTGGACGGCAAGCATACTGTCTTCGGCAAAGTGACGGCCGGCATGGACGTTGTCGACGCAATCCAGAATGTGGAAGTCGACGACATCTCAAGTAGGCCGGTGAAAAGTGTGACTATAGAAAAAGTCGTGTTACAATAG
- a CDS encoding M14 family metallopeptidase, with protein MTKIFPRWVVITIIAVVALGLGFSVVALLQKQPTPAPNPVAQKVEKANPERKVIGKSVEGRDIEAFTYRSNLTPDPSPKERGGISISPSLSGRGPGGEVLLFVGGIHGGYEWNSVVLAYDLMDYLVANPDAIPANVHVTVIPNANPDGVFKVIGKEGRFTIADVPATGDQSIGRLNADGVDLNRNFNCKWSPKGVWKGKSVGTGTGPFSEPEAMALRNYILENKPNVAVFYHSQANAVYASQCEKGILPETTNIMNTYAKASGYKAVPTFDSYAVTGASEDWLASQNIPAITVELSSHKKVEWEKNLLGITAIIDYYRR; from the coding sequence ATGACGAAGATTTTCCCACGGTGGGTCGTTATCACGATTATTGCAGTAGTGGCGCTTGGCCTAGGCTTCTCTGTTGTCGCATTATTACAAAAACAACCAACGCCGGCGCCGAACCCTGTCGCGCAAAAAGTTGAAAAGGCAAATCCCGAACGCAAAGTCATTGGCAAGTCTGTCGAAGGTCGTGATATCGAGGCGTTTACTTACCGTTCAAACCTCACCCCTGACCCCTCTCCGAAGGAGAGGGGAGGAATCAGTATTTCCCCCTCCCTTTCGGGGAGGGGGCCGGGGGGTGAGGTGCTTCTCTTCGTCGGCGGTATCCACGGCGGGTACGAATGGAATAGCGTCGTGCTCGCTTATGACTTGATGGACTACCTCGTCGCAAATCCAGACGCAATTCCCGCGAACGTGCATGTTACTGTGATTCCGAACGCCAACCCCGATGGCGTCTTCAAGGTCATCGGCAAAGAAGGGCGCTTCACAATTGCCGATGTGCCGGCTACTGGTGATCAAAGTATCGGCCGTTTGAACGCTGACGGCGTAGACTTGAACAGGAACTTCAATTGTAAGTGGAGCCCGAAGGGAGTGTGGAAGGGTAAGTCTGTCGGCACCGGCACCGGTCCTTTCTCGGAGCCGGAGGCGATGGCGCTCCGCAATTATATTTTAGAGAACAAGCCCAACGTCGCAGTTTTCTATCACAGTCAGGCCAACGCTGTTTACGCATCGCAGTGTGAGAAAGGCATCTTGCCAGAGACAACGAACATCATGAACACCTACGCCAAAGCGTCGGGTTACAAGGCCGTCCCGACCTTCGACAGCTACGCGGTCACGGGCGCGTCGGAGGATTGGCTCGCGTCGCAAAACATTCCCGCGATTACCGTAGAATTATCCTCGCATAAAAAAGTCGAATGGGAGAAAAATCTGCTTGGCATCACGGCAATCATCGATTATTATAGAAGGTAA
- a CDS encoding AAA family ATPase: MTQSQALDILKTGANVFLTGEPGAGKTHTINEYIWYLRSRGIETAVTASTGIAATHLSGMTIHSWSGIGIKPKLSQYDLDKLTTNEYLVKRIARAKVLIIDEVSMLGPDTVTMVDQVCREIRMSGEPFGGLQVIFVGDFFQLPPVVKEMPKAKADEFSQEILFDEMSEVSPRTDRFAYSSPAWQSANVITCYLTEQHRQDDNDFLELLSAIRHNEFTEDHLLHLVKRKVDREKIPAGIPKLYSHNVNVDAVNDGTLKKIEGDEKVYVMQTEGKEWLVEALKRGCLSPEKLVLKIGAEVMFTKNKPKDGFVNGTQGVVEKFSEFTNNPIVKTKSGQRIEVEPMMGWSIEENGKVKASLTQLPLRLAWAITVHKSQGMSMDAAVMDLGQVFEYGQGYVALSRVRRLAGVHLLGWNERAFQVHPEVLAQDEVFRASSDEAEEAFTKLTAEELKKMHDNFIISCGGKVNRKLKVESRKLKGNTKTNTGKLAEIREKHTNAYRPWDKAQEKMLKELFESEVKISAIAKQLGRKPGAIRMRLERLGLISK; this comes from the coding sequence ATGACACAGTCACAGGCGTTGGATATTTTAAAGACCGGAGCGAACGTGTTCCTCACAGGCGAGCCGGGCGCGGGCAAGACTCATACTATCAACGAGTACATCTGGTATCTGCGCAGTCGCGGGATAGAGACGGCCGTAACGGCTTCGACCGGCATTGCCGCGACGCATCTATCCGGCATGACGATACACTCATGGAGCGGTATAGGCATCAAGCCGAAACTTTCGCAGTATGATTTGGACAAACTCACAACCAATGAGTATTTGGTAAAGAGAATTGCGCGGGCGAAGGTCTTGATTATCGATGAAGTGTCGATGCTCGGGCCGGACACAGTGACGATGGTGGATCAAGTCTGTCGCGAGATACGGATGTCGGGTGAGCCCTTCGGCGGGTTGCAAGTGATATTTGTGGGTGATTTCTTCCAATTACCGCCAGTCGTTAAAGAAATGCCCAAAGCAAAAGCAGACGAATTTTCACAAGAAATACTTTTTGACGAGATGTCCGAGGTCTCGCCTCGGACAGATAGATTTGCTTACTCTTCTCCCGCATGGCAATCAGCTAACGTGATTACTTGCTATTTAACAGAGCAACATCGGCAGGATGATAACGATTTTCTAGAGCTACTTTCGGCGATACGGCATAACGAATTTACCGAAGATCATTTATTACATCTCGTAAAGCGCAAAGTTGATAGAGAGAAGATTCCGGCCGGGATCCCCAAATTATATTCGCACAATGTGAATGTCGACGCCGTGAACGACGGCACGCTTAAGAAAATAGAGGGCGATGAGAAGGTGTACGTGATGCAGACAGAGGGTAAAGAATGGCTTGTGGAGGCGCTTAAACGCGGTTGCCTATCGCCGGAGAAACTCGTGCTCAAGATCGGTGCTGAAGTGATGTTCACAAAAAATAAACCTAAAGATGGTTTCGTGAACGGCACACAGGGCGTGGTCGAGAAATTTTCCGAATTTACGAACAATCCGATTGTAAAAACGAAATCAGGCCAGCGTATCGAAGTTGAGCCGATGATGGGCTGGTCTATCGAGGAGAACGGCAAGGTCAAGGCGAGCTTGACCCAGTTACCTTTACGTCTGGCTTGGGCTATCACGGTGCACAAGAGCCAAGGTATGAGTATGGACGCGGCGGTCATGGACTTGGGCCAAGTCTTCGAATACGGCCAAGGGTACGTGGCGCTCTCTAGGGTGCGCCGGCTCGCCGGCGTGCACCTCCTCGGCTGGAACGAGCGCGCCTTCCAAGTTCACCCCGAAGTGCTGGCGCAAGACGAAGTTTTCCGCGCGTCGTCGGACGAAGCGGAAGAAGCCTTCACTAAACTAACGGCCGAAGAGCTCAAGAAGATGCACGATAACTTTATCATCTCATGCGGCGGAAAGGTGAATCGAAAGTTGAAAGTAGAAAGTAGAAAGTTGAAAGGGAATACCAAAACGAATACAGGCAAACTGGCAGAAATTAGAGAGAAGCATACCAATGCTTATAGACCGTGGGACAAGGCGCAAGAGAAGATGCTCAAAGAACTTTTCGAAAGTGAAGTGAAGATAAGCGCGATAGCAAAGCAACTTGGCCGCAAGCCGGGCGCCATCAGAATGCGGCTGGAGAGGTTGGGGCTGATTTCGAAATAA